Proteins encoded together in one Variovorax paradoxus window:
- a CDS encoding phage regulatory CII family protein: MNATFSIPNHLAYGADEAMPSRQPGQDILDAIYNTVHNYPGGVAALAGRMEMSANTLTHKANPNTVTHQPNPRELIALQTFSGNYAILHAMAEALGHTCTPSTPDQSGGDPVEALMLMQGAFADFVRATADTVRVGDGAVSSAQIRRADHCAQEAIATIGHAMAMLRSRMRKAPQT, from the coding sequence ATGAACGCAACTTTCTCAATTCCGAACCATCTCGCCTATGGCGCCGATGAGGCCATGCCCTCCAGACAACCTGGGCAAGACATCCTCGACGCGATCTACAACACGGTGCACAACTACCCGGGCGGCGTGGCTGCCTTGGCCGGCCGTATGGAGATGAGCGCAAACACGCTCACGCACAAGGCCAACCCGAACACGGTCACGCACCAGCCGAACCCGCGGGAGCTCATCGCGCTGCAGACCTTCAGCGGCAACTACGCGATCCTGCATGCCATGGCCGAGGCGCTGGGGCACACCTGCACGCCATCGACGCCGGACCAATCGGGCGGCGATCCGGTCGAGGCGCTCATGCTGATGCAAGGCGCCTTCGCCGACTTCGTGCGAGCGACAGCCGATACCGTGCGGGTCGGTGATGGTGCGGTGAGCAGCGCTCAGATTCGCCGGGCCGACCATTGCGCCCAGGAGGCGATTGCGACGATAGGGCACGCCATGGCGATGCTGCGCAGCCGCATGCGGAAGGCGCCGCAGACATGA
- a CDS encoding helix-turn-helix domain-containing protein, translated as MTMVFDRYPTGGSERLLALAMADHARDDGSRIWPSLDELARKTMQSRSTVQRQISKMLASGWLERVSDRTGRGHTNEYRIAQVWIEGGLLPSQVAPAPVTDAELSYSQGGQDDTLSPDQKGVTQNAKGVTTDVKGVTAMTPESSEPSRNHTPLPPDGGATGFDQVFSEYPNHANRAKAERRWRRLGPDAALQRAMLAAIAVQRHSVKWTKDKGQFVPEFHTWLRNAGWRDDVSECSPALPWDTDRRTIEAKAAELGMRPWNEADLSVNRETFQAYTERVRRLVEQEAECALT; from the coding sequence ATGACGATGGTGTTCGACCGCTATCCAACCGGGGGCAGCGAGCGGCTGCTCGCCCTGGCGATGGCGGATCACGCACGAGACGATGGTTCTCGCATCTGGCCTTCGCTCGATGAGCTGGCGCGCAAGACCATGCAGAGCCGCAGCACGGTGCAGCGGCAGATTTCAAAGATGCTGGCCTCGGGTTGGCTCGAGCGCGTGTCGGATCGCACTGGGCGTGGGCACACCAATGAATACCGCATTGCGCAGGTCTGGATCGAGGGCGGGCTGCTCCCGTCGCAGGTTGCGCCGGCACCTGTTACAGATGCGGAGCTGAGTTATTCACAAGGTGGTCAAGATGACACCCTTTCTCCGGACCAAAAGGGTGTCACCCAGAACGCAAAGGGTGTCACCACGGACGTAAAGGGTGTCACAGCTATGACACCCGAATCTTCAGAACCGTCAAGGAACCATACCCCCCTACCCCCCGATGGGGGGGCGACGGGTTTCGATCAGGTCTTTTCGGAATACCCGAACCATGCCAATCGGGCCAAGGCAGAGCGGCGGTGGCGCAGGCTCGGGCCCGACGCGGCATTGCAGCGGGCCATGCTCGCGGCCATCGCCGTGCAGCGGCACAGCGTGAAGTGGACGAAGGACAAGGGCCAGTTCGTGCCCGAGTTCCACACCTGGCTGCGCAATGCCGGATGGCGCGACGACGTGAGCGAATGCAGCCCGGCATTGCCGTGGGACACCGACCGCAGAACCATCGAGGCAAAGGCTGCCGAACTGGGCATGCGGCCGTGGAATGAGGCGGACCTCAGCGTCAATCGCGAGACGTTTCAGGCGTACACCGAGCGCGTGCGCCGTCTGGTCGAACAGGAGGCGGAATGCGCATTGACCTGA
- a CDS encoding phage terminase large subunit family protein gives MAAHVSRETFRAVGKAVGLGLSSLRAEVFQTLSEWAADNFKLAGESSHQKGGWLAWSFQVGILDFMSDDRIEELDVKKSKRVGYTKMVTAFVAYNIAHRRRKQALWQPTDDDRDSYVKSEIDPILDARDGVPAVQAARRKGGGSDDTIKMKKFRDSVLHLLGGKAKRAYRRITVAISILDEWSAFDQTIEKSGDPGGLAKGRLEGAPYPKFVGGSTPGVKGLCHVERAALNAEGFVRFYIDCKHCGLEHPLKWGGKEMLHGFKWDRGNPASVRHVCPHCRKSIRQSDFLHGGLPMQGTWVCEKTGKRFGPDRIWRDSAGMPTRPPKTLGLHIWAAYSPQRTWESIVKEFEEALDAMARGDAGPMQLFVNETLGETWEVVGERTDEHALQSRAEAYPLKTVPAGGLVLTAGVDVQRDRWEIDVWAWGRGLESWHVEHHVIQGNPASEDDWEPVAAYLSSRYVQAWHGGSMGLSAISIDSSDQTQAVYNWVRKMQHLLPKLRAVKGRGEENVPVLGPSSPQEVRWNGKKIPNGIKLWNVGVDSAKDLLLGQLAIEKPGPGYVHFSQELPKEWFEQLTAEQRILVKVHGKEVYRWVKRRPRNEVLDNRNYALHAAFGLGLHNHTDKRWNDLEAAVQPARDLFSSPAAVDPAPIQTAATVARAPAPTPPRPAPRPAPTPRSFASDEWSDRL, from the coding sequence ATGGCCGCGCACGTTTCGCGTGAAACATTCCGTGCCGTGGGCAAAGCGGTAGGCCTTGGGCTGAGCAGCCTTCGCGCCGAAGTGTTCCAGACGCTGAGCGAGTGGGCCGCCGACAACTTCAAATTGGCCGGCGAAAGCTCGCACCAGAAGGGCGGATGGCTCGCATGGTCGTTTCAGGTCGGCATCCTCGACTTCATGAGCGATGACCGCATCGAGGAACTCGACGTGAAGAAGTCGAAGCGCGTCGGCTACACGAAGATGGTTACCGCCTTCGTGGCCTACAACATCGCGCATCGCCGGCGCAAGCAGGCGCTCTGGCAGCCGACCGACGACGACCGCGACAGCTACGTCAAAAGCGAAATTGACCCGATCCTCGATGCGCGTGACGGCGTGCCTGCGGTGCAGGCTGCGCGCCGCAAGGGCGGCGGCAGCGACGACACCATCAAGATGAAGAAGTTTCGCGACAGCGTGCTTCATCTCTTGGGCGGCAAGGCGAAGCGGGCCTATCGACGCATCACGGTGGCAATCTCCATCCTTGATGAGTGGTCCGCGTTCGACCAGACCATCGAGAAGTCCGGCGACCCGGGCGGCCTGGCGAAGGGGCGGCTGGAGGGCGCGCCTTATCCGAAATTCGTGGGCGGCTCGACGCCGGGGGTCAAGGGCTTGTGCCACGTCGAGCGCGCCGCGCTCAACGCCGAGGGCTTCGTCCGCTTCTACATCGATTGCAAGCACTGCGGCCTTGAGCATCCATTGAAGTGGGGCGGCAAGGAAATGCTGCACGGCTTCAAGTGGGATCGCGGCAACCCGGCCAGCGTGCGGCATGTCTGCCCGCACTGCCGCAAGTCCATTCGGCAAAGCGACTTCCTGCACGGCGGACTTCCGATGCAGGGCACATGGGTGTGCGAGAAGACGGGCAAGAGGTTCGGCCCGGACCGCATCTGGCGGGATAGCGCTGGCATGCCCACCCGGCCGCCGAAAACCTTGGGCCTGCACATCTGGGCGGCATACAGCCCGCAGCGCACCTGGGAAAGCATCGTCAAGGAATTCGAGGAAGCGCTCGACGCCATGGCGCGAGGCGACGCCGGGCCGATGCAGCTCTTCGTGAATGAAACCCTCGGCGAGACGTGGGAGGTGGTTGGCGAGCGCACCGATGAGCATGCGCTGCAGTCCCGTGCGGAGGCCTACCCGCTGAAGACGGTCCCGGCGGGCGGGCTGGTGCTGACGGCCGGTGTTGACGTGCAGCGGGACCGCTGGGAAATCGATGTGTGGGCATGGGGCCGCGGCTTGGAGTCGTGGCACGTCGAGCATCACGTCATCCAAGGAAATCCGGCGTCGGAAGACGATTGGGAGCCGGTCGCTGCCTATCTGTCGAGCCGCTACGTGCAGGCCTGGCATGGCGGCTCGATGGGCCTGAGTGCCATCTCCATCGACTCGAGCGACCAGACGCAGGCCGTCTACAACTGGGTGCGCAAGATGCAGCACCTGCTCCCGAAGCTGCGCGCAGTGAAGGGGCGCGGCGAAGAGAACGTGCCCGTACTCGGCCCGAGCAGCCCGCAAGAGGTGCGTTGGAACGGCAAGAAGATCCCGAACGGCATCAAGCTGTGGAATGTGGGCGTGGATTCGGCGAAGGACTTGCTGCTCGGGCAACTCGCCATTGAGAAGCCCGGGCCCGGCTATGTGCACTTCAGCCAAGAGCTGCCGAAAGAGTGGTTCGAGCAACTCACGGCCGAGCAACGGATTCTCGTGAAGGTCCACGGCAAAGAGGTCTACCGCTGGGTCAAGCGCAGGCCGCGCAACGAAGTGCTCGACAACCGCAACTATGCGCTGCACGCGGCCTTTGGCCTCGGCTTGCACAACCACACCGACAAGCGCTGGAATGACCTCGAGGCGGCCGTGCAGCCCGCGCGGGACCTCTTCAGCAGTCCGGCCGCCGTTGACCCCGCACCAATCCAGACGGCCGCGACTGTTGCGCGCGCGCCGGCACCAACGCCACCAAGACCCGCGCCGCGGCCAGCACCCACGCCGCGCTCGTTTGCATCCGATGAATGGAGTGACCGCCTTTGA
- a CDS encoding Mor transcription activator family protein, translating to MTEPTPLTPGQSEDAAVQLEHDFTSIVREEIGMHEGMAGVFAAALVRGLRRRLGGQDIYIPAPDRSVRDASIRRDFTGSNVDELMRRHGLSRTRIYEIVGQRPPRPAPAKNPESPLKTGLTNG from the coding sequence TTGACTGAACCTACCCCGCTCACACCTGGGCAATCCGAAGACGCCGCGGTGCAGTTGGAGCACGACTTCACCAGCATCGTGCGCGAAGAAATTGGCATGCACGAAGGCATGGCCGGCGTGTTCGCAGCGGCGCTGGTGCGCGGCCTGCGCCGGCGCCTTGGCGGCCAAGACATCTACATCCCGGCGCCGGATCGGTCCGTGCGCGACGCGTCGATTCGCCGGGACTTCACCGGGTCGAACGTCGATGAATTGATGCGGCGCCATGGGCTGAGCCGAACCCGCATCTACGAAATTGTCGGCCAGCGACCACCGCGCCCGGCACCTGCGAAAAATCCGGAATCGCCCCTAAAAACCGGACTCACAAACGGATAG
- a CDS encoding phage portal protein codes for MAGLRRAQARRALAHYEGAKPSKQRMRRMDNSSPDTLVGAGAAAVRAHARYLERNHDISRGALRVLVNNVVGPTGIGVEPQPRRADGSIHTEYAALLREAHRDWQRRPEVTGRYRWPLAQRLTAYTWLRDGEAFAQQLVGPVPFLNHGTRVPYSLELFEPDFVPLDYDDPSKGVRQGIQSNAWGEATGYWVYKGDPRDGMTFMNASGLKFIPAERMLHTATIDRLHQRRGVSEFASVITRGEDLKDYEESERIAAKVAASLTAYVKRNETNGFNPENAPQLPRDAEGNVLPRDLRMQPGMILDSLTVGEEVGMIDSNRPNPNLIAWRAGQLRAFCAGIGASYSSVSRDYDGSYSAQRQELVEQWVHYAVLADEFVGMFVQPSWETFVQVAHLSGVVPIPSDVVPGTEDDALFIGQSMPWIDPMKEANAWEKLVQAGFASEVEVIRRRGGNPHDVIEQVDAFRRDAARRALVFSSNAATPANVVAAAGAKPEPEEEEQGRRKK; via the coding sequence ATGGCCGGCCTTCGTCGCGCGCAGGCGCGCCGGGCACTAGCGCACTACGAAGGCGCGAAGCCCAGCAAGCAGCGCATGCGGCGCATGGACAACAGCTCGCCCGACACGCTGGTAGGCGCGGGCGCCGCGGCTGTACGTGCCCACGCGCGCTATCTGGAGCGCAATCACGACATCAGTCGTGGGGCTCTCCGCGTGCTGGTCAACAACGTGGTCGGTCCCACGGGCATCGGGGTGGAGCCGCAGCCGCGTCGAGCAGACGGCTCTATCCATACCGAATATGCGGCCCTCCTGCGCGAAGCGCATCGCGACTGGCAACGCAGGCCGGAGGTCACAGGTCGTTATCGCTGGCCGCTCGCACAGCGCCTCACGGCTTACACCTGGCTGCGCGACGGTGAAGCGTTCGCGCAGCAGCTCGTGGGCCCCGTGCCCTTTCTCAACCACGGCACCCGGGTGCCGTATTCGCTCGAGCTGTTCGAACCTGATTTCGTGCCGCTCGACTATGACGATCCGAGCAAGGGCGTGCGTCAAGGCATCCAGTCGAACGCGTGGGGCGAAGCGACCGGATATTGGGTCTACAAGGGCGATCCGCGGGACGGGATGACTTTCATGAACGCAAGCGGGCTGAAATTCATTCCGGCCGAGCGCATGCTCCACACGGCCACCATCGACCGCCTGCACCAGCGCCGGGGCGTTTCAGAATTCGCCAGTGTCATCACCCGCGGCGAAGACCTCAAGGACTACGAAGAAAGCGAGCGCATTGCCGCCAAGGTTGCGGCTTCGTTGACCGCCTACGTGAAGCGAAACGAGACGAATGGCTTCAACCCGGAGAACGCGCCGCAACTGCCGCGCGATGCCGAGGGCAACGTGCTCCCCCGCGATCTGCGAATGCAGCCCGGGATGATTCTCGACTCGCTGACGGTAGGCGAAGAAGTCGGGATGATCGACAGCAACAGGCCAAACCCCAACCTTATCGCCTGGCGCGCAGGACAGCTGCGCGCGTTCTGCGCCGGCATTGGCGCGAGCTACTCGAGCGTGAGCCGCGACTACGACGGAAGCTACAGCGCGCAGCGGCAGGAGCTGGTCGAGCAGTGGGTCCACTATGCAGTCCTGGCCGATGAGTTCGTGGGCATGTTCGTGCAGCCGTCGTGGGAAACGTTCGTGCAGGTTGCCCACCTGAGTGGTGTGGTGCCGATTCCCTCCGACGTGGTGCCGGGCACCGAAGACGATGCCCTCTTCATCGGTCAGAGCATGCCGTGGATCGACCCGATGAAAGAGGCCAACGCGTGGGAGAAGCTCGTGCAGGCCGGCTTCGCGAGCGAGGTCGAAGTCATCCGGCGCCGCGGCGGAAACCCGCACGATGTCATCGAGCAAGTCGATGCCTTCCGCAGGGATGCAGCAAGGCGTGCGCTGGTGTTCTCGAGCAACGCGGCGACGCCCGCCAACGTGGTGGCCGCAGCGGGCGCAAAGCCCGAGCCGGAAGAAGAGGAACAAGGCCGGCGCAAAAAATAA
- a CDS encoding ClpP-like prohead protease/major capsid protein fusion protein — MSKPQNTWYAIRRRTALAAAALGVAAAAEIYIYGDIGESWWEETVSAASFVRELQAIDADQITVRINSIGGSVPDGLAIFNALRRHKATVTTEVDGMAFSIASLIAMAGDKVHMADNAMLMIHAPWTYAAGNSAELRELADQLDTWAAAMSTSYAVRTGDQPGMLALLTDGKDHFYTAAEALAAKFIDAVTDPMPVAASAARDLPLNRYRSLPAALLAEGTTAAPAALSAEEDSMKFRSHVLLAALGAAGAAAAGGGNAAVPAAHAAPVVAPDAAAVLAADQARRSGIRASFARFAAQPGVADIQRACEDDHAVTVEAAGARLLAHLATGATPVAGAHVTTVEDESDKQRNAATQALLARAGLEKPEGANPFRGYTLAELARSSLARAGFKTDGMDKMAFIGAAFTHSTSDFPGLLANVANKSLLRGYTEADETFPLWTRAGSLGDFKPGKRVDLNAFPSLRKVAEGAEYKYATLGERGETVMLATFGELFSITRQAVINDDMDAFTRVPRLMGRAAIRTVGDLVYAVLTSNPAMSDGVPLFHADHANLMVGSPITTASVDAMGAAMAVQKQGKSALNIGLKYLLVPRALRGVANVVKASEFEVGAASKNNTVPNSVRDTFEVISDARLDAASPTAWYGAADQNATDTIEVSYLDGNDQPYLEQKAGWNVDGTEFKVRIDAGVSPLDFRTLAKNAGA, encoded by the coding sequence ATGAGCAAACCGCAAAACACCTGGTACGCAATTCGCCGCCGCACAGCCCTCGCCGCAGCCGCGCTGGGTGTTGCAGCCGCAGCCGAGATTTACATCTACGGCGACATCGGAGAAAGCTGGTGGGAGGAAACGGTCAGCGCCGCCTCCTTCGTTCGTGAGCTGCAGGCCATCGACGCCGATCAGATCACCGTTCGCATCAACAGCATCGGCGGCAGCGTGCCCGATGGCCTGGCCATCTTCAACGCACTTCGCCGCCACAAGGCGACAGTCACGACGGAAGTCGATGGCATGGCGTTCTCAATTGCGAGCCTCATCGCCATGGCCGGCGACAAGGTGCATATGGCCGACAACGCCATGCTGATGATCCACGCGCCGTGGACCTACGCCGCCGGCAACAGCGCCGAGCTGCGCGAACTGGCCGACCAACTGGATACCTGGGCTGCGGCGATGTCCACGAGTTACGCGGTGCGCACTGGCGATCAGCCCGGGATGCTGGCCCTGCTGACCGATGGCAAGGACCACTTCTACACGGCCGCCGAGGCGCTCGCCGCGAAGTTCATCGATGCGGTCACCGACCCGATGCCTGTCGCCGCCAGTGCCGCGCGCGACCTCCCGCTCAACCGTTACCGCTCTCTGCCGGCTGCTTTGCTGGCCGAGGGCACCACCGCGGCGCCTGCCGCTCTTTCCGCTGAAGAGGACTCTATGAAATTCCGTTCCCATGTGCTGCTGGCCGCCCTCGGCGCTGCCGGCGCAGCTGCGGCCGGCGGCGGAAACGCCGCCGTTCCCGCTGCCCACGCCGCACCTGTCGTGGCTCCCGATGCCGCCGCAGTGCTGGCTGCCGATCAGGCGCGCCGCTCCGGCATCCGTGCGAGCTTCGCGCGCTTTGCTGCCCAGCCCGGCGTCGCCGATATCCAGCGTGCCTGCGAAGACGATCACGCCGTGACCGTCGAGGCGGCTGGCGCGCGCCTGCTCGCGCACCTCGCCACCGGCGCAACACCCGTGGCCGGCGCCCATGTGACCACCGTCGAAGACGAATCCGACAAGCAGCGCAACGCCGCCACGCAGGCGCTGCTCGCGCGTGCCGGTCTGGAAAAGCCGGAGGGTGCGAATCCCTTCCGCGGCTACACGCTCGCCGAGCTGGCTCGTTCCAGCCTGGCGCGCGCTGGCTTCAAGACCGATGGCATGGACAAGATGGCCTTTATCGGCGCTGCGTTCACGCACAGCACCAGCGACTTCCCGGGCCTGCTTGCAAACGTGGCGAATAAGTCGCTGCTGCGCGGCTACACCGAGGCTGACGAAACGTTTCCGCTGTGGACCCGCGCCGGCTCGCTCGGTGACTTCAAGCCCGGCAAGCGCGTCGACCTCAACGCGTTCCCAAGCCTGCGCAAGGTGGCCGAAGGCGCCGAGTACAAATACGCCACCCTCGGCGAACGCGGTGAAACCGTGATGCTGGCAACCTTCGGTGAGCTCTTCAGCATCACGCGCCAAGCCGTCATCAATGACGACATGGATGCGTTCACCCGCGTGCCGCGCCTGATGGGCCGTGCCGCCATCCGGACGGTTGGCGATCTGGTCTATGCGGTGCTGACCAGCAACCCGGCGATGAGCGACGGCGTGCCGCTGTTCCATGCCGATCACGCCAATCTGATGGTCGGCAGCCCAATCACCACCGCGAGCGTCGACGCCATGGGCGCGGCAATGGCAGTGCAGAAGCAAGGCAAGTCGGCGCTGAACATCGGCCTGAAGTACCTGCTCGTGCCGCGTGCACTGCGCGGTGTCGCCAACGTGGTGAAGGCTAGCGAGTTCGAAGTTGGCGCCGCCAGCAAGAACAACACCGTTCCGAACTCGGTGCGCGACACCTTCGAAGTCATCTCGGATGCGCGTCTCGATGCCGCTTCGCCGACCGCCTGGTATGGCGCTGCCGACCAGAACGCCACCGACACCATCGAAGTGAGCTACCTCGATGGCAACGATCAACCGTACCTCGAGCAGAAGGCCGGTTGGAACGTCGACGGGACCGAGTTCAAGGTGCGCATCGACGCCGGCGTGTCGCCGCTCGACTTCCGCACCCTCGCGAAGAACGCCGGCGCCTGA
- a CDS encoding DUF2190 family protein gives MKNFVQEGHVLDYTPGSAVASGAVVVIGARVGIAVADIAAGSTGALRVKGVVELAKLAADAPAQGALLYWDDANDRLTTTASGNTLAGYAAKAAGAGATTVWLHLNA, from the coding sequence ATGAAGAATTTTGTTCAAGAAGGTCACGTCCTCGACTACACGCCGGGCTCGGCCGTGGCGTCCGGCGCCGTGGTAGTGATCGGCGCTCGCGTCGGGATCGCGGTCGCCGACATCGCTGCCGGCAGCACCGGAGCCCTGCGAGTCAAGGGCGTGGTCGAACTTGCCAAGCTGGCGGCCGACGCTCCGGCGCAAGGCGCGCTCCTGTACTGGGACGATGCCAACGATCGGCTCACCACGACCGCCAGCGGCAATACCCTGGCCGGCTATGCCGCCAAGGCGGCAGGCGCAGGCGCTACCACCGTCTGGCTGCACCTCAACGCCTGA
- a CDS encoding head-tail joining protein: MSTPFAALEGRANGAVLHRLANALAVVGGVDVPVIFDKPYAAPFGGEADAAAPECTGPASALGTLERDSALSIDGVAYEVETAESDGLGFVRLVLRSA; encoded by the coding sequence ATGTCGACGCCCTTCGCCGCCCTTGAAGGCCGCGCCAACGGCGCGGTGCTCCACCGGCTCGCCAACGCCCTCGCGGTGGTGGGCGGCGTCGATGTGCCTGTGATCTTCGACAAGCCCTACGCGGCCCCCTTCGGTGGGGAAGCCGACGCAGCGGCGCCCGAGTGCACAGGTCCTGCTTCGGCGCTTGGGACCCTCGAGCGCGATAGCGCACTCTCGATTGACGGCGTGGCGTATGAAGTCGAAACGGCAGAGTCGGACGGCCTTGGCTTCGTGCGCCTGGTGCTGCGGAGCGCCTGA
- a CDS encoding phage tail tape measure protein: MAIKPIQILINAKDNASSVFDKLQQRVIAFAALMAGYFGIQAFAGWIKGGADLEQALSRVQSATGATAAEMRLLRKAAVDAAADTRFNFTQLEAAGALENLAKAGLSVKDAIATLPAAMQLARAGDIELAGSAEYLTKIVNGLGLSFTESGRVADVLAKGANGTNTSVTGLAQALSYAAPLANTLGLGLEFTVAIIGKFADAGIDASRAGTALNSILAQFSDPASRFRTELAAAGITSTNFEKALHELAAAGPAGQRAIAAVGQEAGPALRALLNQGVGKLDELKKSLEDAGGSAAATAAIMQANLNGALASLRTAWDSATNALATPVLPVLKEGVEQLAGALRAAVADGTIGRFGSAIASAFQNGMKWVREFLGTVDFAAVAERAQAFAERIGVLLDSFGQKAQTTGNIVQAVWGVMAGGANVVLAAMFKIAEGMANVVSAVQSGLSAIIGGLAKITFGDLSTAFKAAAEEVRQSAEATGAVADAFGEKASEAFDRATEGAEQARAGWAGLTGSAETTTAAATSSAAAFTSMAAEMKAAGDTAQEAGQKAASGAETQRVKAEEARATVERLRAEYAQAIATKNLELAAQKLDELKKANLAAASSAKENSKAQEQAALEIAAAFSRAGIETKASLEVAAQTALRDFELIRDSGQATAIGLGEAWKRAAEAAIAAGNGVAPGWVQAQAAMRGFEVVLDGAGRSTVKLRDAQNDAMQSAFGLAGALREVTNARERDIETREKANALKERENALENKRLGRDASGFSTDKNGKTVNAGSDLGTLTGIAAFLKAAGVSDEKRARAIAMEFADTKGDIPFFNNPGQKKYADGGTLSMALLKAAEKETFFGNGQSPTAIPVPQSNRTVNLHLNLNGRDYGTVNTDAAGADAIEDLLAQLGAAAGASSNRPGK; encoded by the coding sequence GTGGCCATCAAGCCGATTCAGATCCTCATCAACGCCAAGGACAACGCGTCCTCGGTGTTCGACAAGCTGCAGCAGCGCGTGATCGCCTTCGCTGCGCTGATGGCCGGGTACTTCGGCATTCAGGCCTTTGCCGGATGGATCAAGGGCGGTGCCGACCTCGAGCAGGCACTCAGCCGCGTGCAGTCGGCCACGGGCGCAACCGCCGCGGAAATGCGTCTGCTGCGCAAGGCGGCTGTCGATGCTGCGGCAGACACCCGTTTCAACTTCACGCAGCTGGAGGCCGCGGGCGCGCTCGAGAACCTTGCGAAAGCCGGCCTCAGCGTCAAGGATGCGATTGCCACTTTGCCCGCTGCGATGCAGCTCGCCCGCGCCGGCGACATCGAGCTTGCGGGTTCGGCGGAGTACCTGACCAAGATCGTCAACGGTCTGGGTCTGTCGTTCACCGAGTCGGGGCGGGTGGCCGACGTGCTCGCAAAGGGCGCCAACGGGACGAACACCAGCGTGACCGGCCTGGCGCAGGCGCTCAGCTACGCGGCGCCCCTTGCGAACACGCTCGGCCTCGGGCTCGAGTTCACTGTTGCGATCATCGGCAAGTTCGCAGACGCAGGCATCGACGCCAGTCGCGCGGGCACAGCCCTCAACAGCATCCTCGCCCAGTTCTCCGACCCTGCCAGCAGGTTCCGCACGGAACTGGCCGCGGCCGGGATCACGTCGACCAATTTTGAGAAGGCGCTGCACGAGCTGGCCGCGGCCGGGCCGGCGGGCCAGCGTGCTATCGCTGCGGTAGGGCAGGAGGCGGGTCCGGCATTGCGTGCCCTGCTGAATCAGGGTGTCGGCAAGCTCGATGAGTTGAAGAAGTCGCTTGAGGATGCCGGCGGCAGCGCTGCGGCGACGGCGGCCATCATGCAGGCCAATCTCAACGGCGCGCTAGCGAGCTTGCGCACGGCGTGGGATTCGGCGACCAACGCACTGGCCACGCCCGTCCTGCCGGTGCTGAAGGAAGGCGTCGAGCAGCTCGCGGGGGCGCTGCGTGCGGCGGTTGCAGACGGCACCATCGGGCGCTTTGGCTCGGCCATTGCGTCTGCGTTCCAAAATGGCATGAAGTGGGTGCGCGAGTTTCTCGGCACTGTCGACTTCGCCGCCGTCGCAGAGCGTGCACAAGCCTTCGCCGAACGTATCGGTGTGCTGCTCGACAGCTTCGGGCAGAAGGCGCAGACCACCGGCAACATCGTGCAGGCGGTCTGGGGTGTCATGGCTGGCGGCGCGAATGTTGTCCTTGCGGCAATGTTCAAGATCGCGGAGGGCATGGCGAACGTTGTCAGCGCCGTGCAGTCGGGGCTTTCGGCCATCATCGGTGGCCTGGCGAAGATCACTTTCGGCGATCTTTCGACGGCGTTCAAGGCTGCTGCCGAAGAGGTCCGCCAGTCGGCCGAGGCCACAGGCGCGGTCGCCGATGCGTTTGGGGAGAAGGCCAGCGAAGCCTTCGACCGCGCGACCGAAGGCGCGGAGCAGGCGCGCGCCGGCTGGGCGGGCCTGACCGGCAGCGCCGAGACGACGACGGCAGCGGCCACCAGCAGCGCCGCGGCCTTCACGAGCATGGCCGCCGAGATGAAGGCGGCCGGCGACACGGCACAGGAAGCCGGCCAGAAGGCCGCCAGCGGCGCCGAAACGCAGCGGGTGAAGGCAGAGGAAGCCCGGGCCACGGTCGAGCGTCTGCGGGCCGAATACGCGCAGGCCATTGCGACCAAGAATCTGGAGCTGGCGGCGCAGAAGCTTGATGAGCTGAAGAAGGCGAACCTCGCGGCAGCCAGCTCGGCCAAGGAGAACAGCAAGGCCCAAGAGCAGGCCGCGCTCGAGATTGCCGCGGCGTTCTCGCGCGCGGGCATCGAAACGAAGGCATCGCTCGAGGTTGCGGCACAGACGGCGCTTCGTGACTTCGAACTCATTCGTGACAGCGGGCAGGCGACGGCCATCGGGTTGGGCGAGGCATGGAAGCGCGCCGCCGAGGCCGCGATTGCCGCTGGCAACGGTGTGGCACCTGGGTGGGTGCAGGCACAGGCCGCCATGCGCGGGTTCGAGGTGGTGCTTGATGGTGCGGGCCGTTCCACGGTCAAGCTGCGCGACGCGCAGAACGATGCGATGCAGTCGGCCTTCGGCCTGGCCGGCGCGCTGCGCGAGGTCACGAACGCCCGCGAGCGCGACATCGAAACGCGCGAGAAGGCCAACGCCCTGAAGGAGCGCGAGAACGCGCTGGAGAACAAGCGGCTCGGCCGCGACGCGAGCGGGTTCTCGACCGACAAGAACGGCAAGACCGTGAACGCGGGCAGCGACCTGGGCACTCTGACCGGCATCGCCGCGTTCCTGAAGGCCGCCGGCGTCAGCGACGAGAAGAGGGCGCGCGCCATCGCGATGGAGTTCGCCGACACCAAGGGCGACATCCCGTTCTTCAACAACCCGGGGCAGAAGAAGTATGCGGACGGCGGCACGCTGAGCATGGCGCTGCTCAAGGCGGCCGAGAAGGAAACCTTCTTCGGCAACGGGCAGTCGCCCACCGCCATTCCCGTACCGCAGTCCAACCGCACCGTGAATCTGCACCTCAACCTCAATGGTCGGGACTACGGAACGGTCAACACCGATGCCGCCGGTGCGGATGCCATCGAGGATCTGCTCGCGCAGCTCGGCGCCGCGGCTGGCGCCTCTTCCAACCGTCCGGGCAAATAG